From one Henningerozyma blattae CBS 6284 chromosome 1, complete genome genomic stretch:
- the RSB1 gene encoding phospholipid-translocating ATPase RSB1 (similar to Saccharomyces cerevisiae RSB1 (YOR049C); ancestral locus Anc_5.647), with product MVPNIGFNLAMLVIWGIILAVNCVQVYWRQWWFSIAFICADILEILGYVGRVIGHYNLYSLDPYILQMVCLTLAPIFTMGGLYYQLAKLIEIYGHKYSLLPSPMAYSYIFIFCDIVSLAVQAAGGGVAATDVADSKSSHQGTQIFIGGLSLQVATMVIFMVLWFYFTWIVYIDTRLKYTGKKFPTWSVLKVPNIQLEQYYREKYAHLRVNPERFLFKYFPLAFSAAVIFVFIRCCYRLAELVDGWSGYIITHENYFIILDALMVSMATVLMSIFHPGLAFDGLHTSIPITKGHVDPETLMNVDLESSAYKYDEDIQVQSGCNDGDVDIQTIHTQTVGKYNDFDKRDELEVVDEVNSFKSSSNGTLDTEVEHQIDDDKEEKVDLKPSTSIEYAV from the coding sequence ATGGTACCCAACATAGGTTTCAATCTTGCCATGTTAGTTATTTGGGGTATAATATTAGCTGTTAATTGTGTTCAAGTATATTGGAGACAATGGTGGTTCTCAATAGCATTTATCTGCGCTGatattttggaaatattgGGTTATGTAGGTAGAGTTATCGGTCATTACAACTTATATTCTCTAGATCCATACATTCTTCAAATGGTTTGTTTAACTTTAGCTCCCATCTTTACCATGGGTGGGTTGTATTATCAATTGgcaaaattaattgaaatttatgGTCATAAATATTCTCTTTTACCTTCCCCCATGGCTTATTCCtacattttcatcttttgcGATATAGTATCATTGGCTGTACAAGCTGCTGGTGGTGGTGTGGCAGCTACTGATGTGGCCGATAGCAAGTCTTCACATCAAGGTACACAAATCTTTATCGGTGGTCTTTCTTTACAAGTAGCAACAATGGTCATCTTCATGGTGCTTTGGTTCTATTTCACTTGGATTGTTTACATCGATACAAGATTGAAATATACAGGAAAAAAATTCCCCACTTGGTCTGTATTGAAAGTTCCAAATATTCAACTAGAACAATACTACAGAGAAAAATACGCTCATTTACGTGTTAATCCAGAAAGATTCctcttcaaatatttcccCTTGGCCTTTTCTGCTGCTGTCATTTTTGTGTTTATTCGTTGTTGTTATCGTTTAGCTGAATTAGTCGACGGTTGGTCAGGTTATATCATTACTcatgaaaattattttattatattagaCGCTTTGATGGTCTCTATGGCAACCGTCTTGATGAGCATCTTCCATCCAGGTCTTGCATTCGATGGGCTACATACAAGTATTCCAATTACTAAAGGTCATGTGGATCCAGAGACTTTGATGAATGTTGATTTGGAATCTTCTGCATACAAGTATGACGAAGACATCCAAGTCCAATCCGGTTGTAACGATGGAGATGTGGACATTCAAACTATTCATACTCAAACTGTAGGGAAATATAATGATTTCGATAAACGTGATGAATTGGAAGTGGTTGATGAAGtcaattctttcaaatcttcttcaaatgGCACATTAGACACTGAAGTAGAACATCAAATCgatgatgataaagaagaaaaggTGGATTTAAAACCTTCAACTTCAATAGAATATGcagtttga